The following are from one region of the Paenibacillus sp. JZ16 genome:
- a CDS encoding ABC transporter substrate-binding protein encodes MPNIDNPQEIVKEIRITRCPVPTAASLALDLGLLQQELEKSGCTAAELTRNANHALPHAHFNHTLPFLVREGGNIPALWARSTGSDTRLIGLSWVDEYQAIITLPDSDIQEPGDLRGKRIGIPRHRYLEIDFRAAQALRGFHNALSLANLTLDDVNIVHLEAVHEGRRDSWNTEIEALQRREIDAVFVKGATGLEAARTAALKEVIELGFHPDPLVRVNNGVPRTVTVDTALTEQEHVVEQILTSLLRAADWSKDHPDDFIRIVTKETGASSEYVASAYRNISLRPALREDYLTALDAQSRFLFEHGFLPNPVNVWDWILPEPLAAAEYNIAKGVSLT; translated from the coding sequence ATGCCTAACATCGATAACCCGCAAGAAATCGTTAAGGAAATCAGGATTACACGCTGCCCGGTTCCGACAGCAGCCAGTTTGGCCCTTGACCTCGGACTTCTTCAACAGGAGCTTGAAAAGTCCGGATGTACGGCGGCGGAACTAACAAGAAACGCCAATCACGCTTTGCCTCATGCGCATTTTAATCACACCTTGCCTTTCCTGGTGCGAGAAGGAGGGAACATTCCGGCTTTATGGGCGCGCTCCACCGGGAGCGATACGCGGCTGATCGGACTAAGCTGGGTCGATGAATATCAAGCCATCATTACCCTCCCTGACTCGGATATTCAGGAGCCTGGCGATTTGCGTGGAAAACGAATCGGGATTCCTCGTCATCGTTATTTAGAGATTGATTTTCGAGCGGCCCAAGCGCTTCGCGGTTTTCATAATGCGCTCTCGCTGGCGAATCTTACGCTGGATGATGTCAACATCGTTCATCTTGAGGCGGTTCATGAAGGAAGAAGGGATTCATGGAATACCGAAATCGAGGCGCTGCAGCGGCGCGAGATCGATGCCGTTTTTGTCAAAGGAGCTACCGGGCTTGAGGCCGCTCGTACGGCCGCCCTAAAGGAAGTGATCGAGCTCGGGTTCCATCCGGATCCGCTGGTGCGAGTCAACAATGGCGTGCCCCGAACCGTGACGGTCGATACGGCACTGACGGAGCAGGAACATGTTGTAGAACAGATTCTCACTTCTCTGCTTCGCGCCGCGGATTGGTCCAAAGATCATCCCGATGATTTCATTCGGATCGTTACGAAGGAAACCGGCGCTTCATCCGAATATGTAGCATCCGCTTATCGCAATATTTCGCTTCGACCGGCACTACGCGAAGACTATTTAACAGCGCTTGATGCCCAGAGCAGGTTCCTGTTCGAGCATGGTTTCCTCCCGAATCCCGTAAACGTATGGGACTGGATTCTTCCAGAACCGTTAGCCGCGGCTGAATATAACATTGCCAAAGGAGTGTCCCTCACATGA
- a CDS encoding alpha-glucuronidase family glycosyl hydrolase, translating into MNSSYDPAWLQVDGSSLKHAAAIKPLESYLGKIVTAQAVSSQVFRTAIQELTTGIALLTGVQPLLREKMDAGRCLVAGTLGSIERALLDGSPEAEEAGLVGDEGYIIRRIVRGDQDYIFIAGGSDRGLLYGVFHFMRLLQTGQANEALDMIEHPKYRLRMVNQWDNMDGTIERGYAGRSIFYKDHTLVSDLTRVRAYARMLASVGINGITINNVNVHKTETKLITPQLLPDVARVADVFRDYGISLYLSVNFAAPIELGDTSTADPLEPAVQNWWKQKAADIYRTIPDFGGFLVKADSENRPGPFTYGRHHADGANMLAEALEPYGGLVLWRCFVYDCHQDWRDRQTDRARAAYDHFKPLDGKFKDNVILQIKNGPMDFQVREPVSPLFGAMERTNQLLEFQITQEYTGQQRHVCYLIPQWKEVLEFDTLCQGKGSKVKDIVAGRVYPYQHSGITAVSNIGDDFNWTGHYLAQSNLYGYGRLLWNPELTAEEIAEEWSRMTFGPDPDVTRTVMDILMESWPVYENYTSPLGVGWMVVPHVHYGPDVDGYEYSKWGTYHFADRDGIGVDRTQATGTGYAGQYVGAHASMYERLETCPDELLLFFHHVSYTHVLKSGKTVIQHIYDTHFAGVEQVEQWLARWDALEHKLDQQRFLHVKQRLLEQLESAKEWCDVINTYFYRKSGIADQHNRVIYS; encoded by the coding sequence ATGAACAGCAGTTATGACCCGGCATGGTTGCAGGTTGATGGGAGCTCGCTGAAGCATGCTGCGGCAATTAAGCCGCTGGAAAGCTATTTGGGCAAGATCGTGACCGCGCAGGCGGTTTCTTCGCAAGTATTTCGTACAGCGATTCAGGAGTTGACCACAGGCATTGCTCTACTGACAGGTGTGCAGCCCTTACTTCGCGAAAAGATGGATGCCGGCCGCTGCTTGGTCGCAGGGACGCTGGGGAGCATAGAGAGAGCTTTGCTTGACGGCTCGCCGGAAGCCGAGGAAGCCGGTCTTGTGGGAGATGAAGGTTACATCATACGCCGCATCGTAAGAGGAGACCAGGATTACATATTCATTGCAGGAGGATCGGACAGGGGACTTCTGTACGGGGTCTTTCATTTTATGCGTCTCCTGCAGACGGGCCAAGCGAACGAAGCGCTTGATATGATCGAACATCCGAAGTACCGGCTTCGCATGGTGAATCAGTGGGACAATATGGACGGAACCATTGAGCGCGGATATGCGGGCCGATCGATATTTTATAAGGACCATACACTCGTCTCCGATCTGACTCGTGTCCGGGCTTACGCCAGAATGCTGGCCTCTGTTGGGATTAACGGAATCACGATCAATAATGTGAATGTGCATAAGACCGAGACGAAGCTGATCACGCCTCAATTGCTACCGGATGTGGCACGCGTAGCGGATGTGTTCCGCGATTACGGCATCAGCCTCTACCTCAGCGTGAACTTTGCTGCACCGATCGAGCTTGGGGATACATCCACAGCGGATCCGTTAGAACCGGCCGTTCAGAATTGGTGGAAACAGAAAGCGGCCGATATTTACCGAACCATTCCTGACTTTGGCGGATTTCTGGTCAAGGCCGACTCGGAGAACCGTCCCGGCCCGTTTACCTATGGACGCCATCATGCGGATGGAGCCAATATGCTGGCAGAAGCGCTGGAGCCTTACGGCGGACTCGTCTTATGGAGATGCTTCGTGTACGATTGCCATCAGGATTGGCGGGATCGCCAGACGGACCGCGCCCGCGCCGCATATGATCATTTCAAACCGCTGGACGGCAAATTCAAGGACAATGTGATCCTGCAGATCAAGAACGGTCCGATGGATTTTCAGGTCAGAGAGCCGGTATCGCCATTGTTTGGAGCGATGGAACGAACGAATCAGTTGCTAGAATTCCAGATTACGCAGGAGTATACGGGACAGCAAAGGCATGTATGTTATTTAATTCCGCAATGGAAAGAGGTGCTGGAATTCGACACGCTGTGCCAAGGAAAGGGCAGCAAGGTGAAAGATATTGTAGCCGGACGGGTGTATCCGTATCAGCACAGCGGCATAACAGCCGTGTCCAATATTGGTGATGACTTCAACTGGACCGGTCACTACCTTGCCCAGTCCAACCTTTACGGCTATGGCCGCTTGCTGTGGAATCCGGAGCTGACGGCGGAGGAAATCGCCGAAGAGTGGAGCCGGATGACCTTTGGACCCGATCCGGATGTGACGAGGACCGTGATGGACATTCTGATGGAATCGTGGCCGGTCTACGAGAATTATACCTCTCCGCTTGGCGTGGGCTGGATGGTCGTGCCGCATGTTCACTACGGCCCAGACGTGGACGGATATGAATACTCCAAATGGGGAACGTATCATTTCGCGGACCGCGACGGGATCGGCGTTGACAGGACGCAGGCCACGGGAACGGGGTACGCCGGCCAATATGTTGGCGCCCATGCGTCGATGTATGAGCGATTAGAGACTTGCCCGGATGAATTGCTGCTATTTTTCCACCATGTTTCTTATACCCATGTGTTAAAGTCCGGCAAGACGGTCATTCAGCATATTTATGACACTCATTTTGCAGGAGTCGAGCAGGTGGAGCAGTGGCTCGCACGCTGGGATGCCTTGGAGCATAAGCTTGATCAGCAACGCTTCCTGCATGTTAAACAGCGCTTGCTGGAACAACTAGAGAGTGCAAAGGAGTGGTGCGATGTCATCAATACGTATTTTTATCGAAAATCGGGTATCGCAGATCAGCATAATCGCGTGATCTATTCGTAG
- a CDS encoding sigma-70 family RNA polymerase sigma factor, producing MKKKEEINRRFITYMANLIYYNSINYDKKRRMKENRFPLMLDNNENQDSALFTVYDSESVPPNLKDHITDHLLHQAYESLPAQQQMILSYAYVQKLTDKEIARRLGVSQQNISKHRLKALAKLRRLITQG from the coding sequence TTGAAAAAGAAAGAGGAAATAAATCGTCGGTTTATCACGTATATGGCCAATCTTATTTACTACAACTCTATTAATTACGACAAAAAGAGACGAATGAAGGAAAACCGATTTCCTCTGATGCTAGACAACAACGAAAATCAAGATTCAGCATTATTTACAGTTTACGATTCAGAATCTGTACCACCAAATTTAAAAGATCACATTACAGATCATCTACTTCATCAAGCATATGAATCCCTCCCAGCACAACAACAAATGATTCTATCTTACGCTTACGTACAAAAACTAACTGACAAGGAAATAGCCCGGAGATTGGGAGTATCCCAACAGAATATCTCGAAACACCGATTAAAAGCGCTAGCTAAATTGCGCCGGTTAATTACGCAAGGGTGA
- the ssuC gene encoding aliphatic sulfonate ABC transporter permease SsuC, with amino-acid sequence MRKFLSNPLIGKCLPWVLPILLIVLWSILSNLDVISRKILPLPQDVLFSFRELLLSGELIDHISISFQRAFIGFLIGGGIGLVLGFMNGLSSIAEKLLDTTIQMVRNVPHLAMIPLVVLWFGIGEESKIFLVAIGVLFPVYINTLHGIRSVDNGLIEMGNVYGLRSASLFWRVVLPGALPSILVGLRYALGIMWLTLIVSETIATNSGIGFLAMNAREYMQTDIILLTILLYALFGKLADSIAKLLEKRFLQWNPNYQK; translated from the coding sequence ATGAGAAAGTTTCTTTCCAATCCATTGATCGGAAAATGTTTGCCTTGGGTTCTCCCCATCTTACTAATCGTTCTGTGGTCCATCTTATCCAATCTTGATGTGATATCGAGGAAAATCCTCCCCCTGCCTCAAGACGTTTTATTTTCTTTCAGGGAGTTGCTGTTGTCAGGAGAATTAATCGATCATATCTCGATCAGCTTTCAAAGAGCGTTCATTGGTTTCTTAATCGGCGGGGGGATCGGTCTTGTACTTGGCTTTATGAACGGCTTATCCTCCATCGCTGAAAAATTGTTAGATACCACGATTCAAATGGTACGCAATGTTCCTCATCTGGCGATGATTCCGCTAGTCGTTCTATGGTTTGGCATTGGCGAGGAGTCGAAAATATTTTTGGTCGCGATCGGCGTGTTATTCCCGGTCTACATCAATACCCTGCACGGCATCCGCTCCGTGGACAACGGGTTGATTGAAATGGGGAACGTATACGGGCTGCGCTCCGCTTCGCTCTTTTGGAGAGTCGTTCTGCCTGGCGCACTGCCTTCCATTCTAGTCGGACTACGCTACGCCTTAGGCATCATGTGGTTGACCCTAATCGTATCCGAAACGATCGCTACGAATTCGGGCATCGGCTTTCTGGCGATGAATGCAAGAGAATACATGCAAACCGATATCATTCTGCTGACCATTTTGCTGTATGCCTTATTTGGAAAGCTGGCCGATTCCATCGCTAAGCTCTTAGAGAAGCGGTTCTTACAATGGAACCCGAACTATCAAAAGTAA
- a CDS encoding LLM class flavin-dependent oxidoreductase, with translation MAVHKENVEVYWYLTAPDGRSPWSTEGARKIDLPYLRQIASAVDQLGFTGALLATGPHDTWVLGSSLISSTNNMRFLIAVHPPLISPVLAAKMAQTFDDFSGGRVLLNIVNGNTAQMRAYGSTLGHDERYAYTDEWIQVWKQAVAGENLDYHGKYITAEGKALQLSPTQKPTPPLWFGGSSQAAHLTAAKHIDTYLSWGETPPQVAEKIQDLQALAAEQGRTMRYGIRLYLIVRDTDEEAWQEADRLLKTMDPQTVEHMQTILRNSDSVGQQRMLRNHNGQIPKDARELEIYPDLWAGMSLVRPGPGTTIVGSPATVLARIREYQDAGISTFIFSGVPLLEEAYRVGEYILPHLCVNRQAATIQKQEEQEKVFTWAHQIH, from the coding sequence ATGGCTGTACACAAAGAGAACGTTGAAGTGTATTGGTATTTAACGGCACCGGATGGCCGAAGTCCTTGGTCAACGGAGGGGGCGCGCAAAATCGATTTGCCTTACCTAAGGCAGATTGCCTCGGCTGTAGACCAATTAGGGTTTACCGGCGCATTGCTGGCAACGGGTCCGCATGATACGTGGGTGCTTGGATCATCCCTCATCTCCAGCACGAACAACATGCGTTTTCTGATCGCTGTTCATCCACCGTTGATTTCACCCGTGCTGGCCGCGAAAATGGCGCAAACCTTCGATGATTTTTCCGGAGGACGCGTATTATTAAACATCGTGAACGGAAACACGGCGCAAATGCGCGCCTATGGTTCAACGCTTGGGCATGATGAACGTTATGCCTACACGGATGAATGGATTCAGGTGTGGAAACAAGCGGTGGCCGGGGAAAACCTGGATTACCATGGCAAATATATTACCGCCGAAGGCAAAGCCTTACAGCTCTCCCCCACGCAGAAACCAACGCCGCCCCTGTGGTTCGGCGGATCGTCGCAAGCGGCTCATCTCACGGCAGCCAAGCATATCGATACGTATCTGAGCTGGGGAGAAACGCCACCGCAAGTCGCAGAGAAAATTCAAGATCTTCAAGCTTTAGCTGCAGAGCAAGGGCGTACGATGCGGTATGGCATCCGACTGTATCTGATCGTTCGCGATACGGACGAAGAAGCTTGGCAAGAAGCGGATCGGCTGCTCAAGACGATGGATCCGCAGACCGTGGAGCATATGCAAACCATTCTTCGAAACAGCGATTCGGTGGGGCAGCAGCGCATGCTTCGCAATCACAACGGTCAGATCCCGAAAGACGCGCGGGAGCTCGAGATTTATCCGGATTTGTGGGCCGGGATGAGTCTGGTACGACCAGGTCCGGGCACAACGATCGTAGGCAGTCCGGCAACCGTTCTGGCACGCATAAGAGAGTATCAGGATGCGGGCATTTCAACGTTTATTTTCTCCGGTGTTCCATTGCTTGAAGAAGCTTACCGTGTAGGAGAATACATACTGCCCCATCTATGCGTGAACCGTCAGGCCGCAACCATACAGAAGCAAGAAGAACAGGAGAAGGTTTTCACTTGGGCTCATCAAATCCACTAA
- a CDS encoding cell wall hydrolase — MAIGDKLTSRDQLYGRDSVDLLARTLYGETENDSDSRVGVAYVIMNRKNYTGKPFGNLNTIEAVVLQQGAFSCFWDHNLAKCLAPDTSSAIWRNCVNVAQNLSSFRNPINDKRYYTVAKLFNSLSYTSGGKLWYKMPGARVDVVEVTSKIQVGDHMFFNIVEP, encoded by the coding sequence ATGGCGATTGGTGACAAACTAACTTCGAGAGACCAGCTTTACGGACGTGACAGTGTCGATTTGTTGGCAAGAACACTGTATGGTGAAACGGAAAATGACTCAGATTCACGTGTAGGTGTTGCTTACGTCATTATGAACCGTAAAAATTATACGGGGAAACCTTTTGGTAACCTAAATACGATCGAAGCAGTTGTGCTCCAACAAGGTGCTTTTAGTTGTTTTTGGGATCATAACTTAGCTAAATGTCTTGCGCCAGACACAAGCAGTGCCATATGGAGAAACTGTGTTAACGTTGCTCAAAACCTAAGCAGCTTTAGGAACCCTATTAACGATAAACGTTATTACACAGTAGCCAAGCTCTTTAATTCACTCTCTTATACTTCTGGAGGGAAACTCTGGTATAAAATGCCTGGTGCCAGAGTAGATGTGGTAGAGGTTACTTCGAAAATACAAGTTGGTGACCACATGTTCTTCAACATCGTCGAGCCTTAA
- a CDS encoding WXG100 family type VII secretion target gives MSRILVTPEMLLRVAEQCSRAHEQLEAMIHMLNQNIHMLESGWEGTTRSRFYADFQQAHREMTQTTEHIHRTSLELRGIAQRFKSADERGQPIQVAGHVLGAFPMMRGPAGHSAVEDAGRKAEEAWNSVQQEAGKAWDTVKQEAGELWEGVKIGAAQLGNSLMDTAISLYEDPLGTGKEMLYNATIGTVEDIWNTGIWAGRMLFSDEYREKIAEDVKAEVDSAGGWSKYLGQGAALILGEAILNRAGIRGRGPLNKKHDDLGGGNGSGSGSGSGSGSGSGAGDDSGDRGGDGNKSGDEGTGKAMGSMINDIRTKTPDQLLNEGWQDVTDPRKAENTMSREYYNPETGVKISYDPGKKGATGFEAVDHYHIHNPNYTDKKVDYYFDIDGNPVGKGSKASHIVIKDGE, from the coding sequence ATGAGTAGAATTTTGGTCACACCGGAGATGTTGCTGCGCGTTGCAGAGCAATGCTCCAGGGCGCATGAACAGCTGGAAGCAATGATACACATGCTGAACCAGAACATCCATATGCTGGAGTCTGGGTGGGAAGGTACGACGAGATCCCGTTTTTACGCGGATTTTCAGCAGGCGCATCGGGAGATGACGCAGACCACGGAGCATATCCATCGGACAAGCTTGGAGCTGAGAGGGATTGCCCAACGATTTAAGTCAGCAGATGAGCGGGGACAACCGATCCAAGTTGCTGGGCATGTGCTGGGAGCATTCCCTATGATGAGGGGACCCGCAGGCCATAGTGCCGTAGAGGATGCCGGGAGAAAAGCGGAGGAAGCCTGGAATTCGGTGCAGCAGGAAGCCGGGAAGGCATGGGACACCGTGAAGCAAGAAGCAGGGGAACTATGGGAGGGCGTAAAGATCGGAGCCGCCCAGTTAGGGAACTCGTTAATGGATACGGCGATATCCTTGTACGAAGATCCGCTTGGAACCGGGAAAGAGATGCTCTATAATGCAACCATCGGGACGGTCGAGGATATTTGGAACACGGGGATATGGGCCGGCAGAATGCTTTTTAGCGATGAGTATCGCGAAAAAATTGCCGAAGACGTGAAGGCAGAAGTCGATTCAGCAGGCGGCTGGTCCAAATATTTGGGACAGGGGGCGGCTTTGATCCTTGGAGAGGCTATCCTCAACCGTGCTGGAATTAGGGGTAGAGGTCCGCTGAATAAAAAGCATGATGATCTTGGTGGCGGTAATGGTAGTGGTAGTGGTAGTGGTAGTGGTAGTGGTAGCGGTAGTGGTGCCGGTGATGATAGCGGCGATCGTGGCGGCGATGGTAATAAGTCGGGGGATGAGGGTACGGGTAAAGCCATGGGCAGCATGATCAACGACATACGAACAAAGACACCAGATCAATTGCTCAACGAAGGCTGGCAGGATGTAACTGATCCAAGGAAAGCCGAGAATACCATGTCTCGGGAATATTATAATCCTGAAACAGGTGTAAAAATTAGTTATGATCCAGGAAAGAAAGGTGCAACAGGATTTGAAGCGGTAGACCATTACCATATCCACAATCCGAATTATACCGATAAAAAAGTCGATTATTATTTTGATATTGACGGAAATCCTGTGGGGAAAGGTTCGAAAGCTTCTCATATTGTAATAAAGGACGGTGAGTAA
- a CDS encoding ABC transporter substrate-binding protein, protein MRKISLHLLLAILLVTLAACGKAGQAKQANAEDEAVPIRLGILRSAQPLSLSDEGGPLYKRLEAAGAKVEKTGGFAAMSPAIEALNAGSIDITIGSITAAISALVGGSSEFTIFTKQQGDLHNQGIVAKPEAGIKGPSDLRGKKIAVNRGGTGEYLLYKALEKGGLDASEVEIVYLPPTEAGPAFESRQVDAWATWGSFTAVALVDFGAELVISAGDIESENDTVYIVRNGFLKEHPELVHEVFEGLNEESALLSDDVDHTVQLIQDIQGVSEPVARQQLEGSLYPFDPIDDTVRQRWQEVADYMFEKGIIPNEVDVLSNTVDVRTLK, encoded by the coding sequence ATGCGAAAAATAAGCTTACATTTACTTTTAGCAATTCTGTTAGTGACGTTAGCGGCTTGTGGTAAGGCCGGTCAAGCGAAACAAGCCAATGCTGAGGATGAGGCCGTGCCCATTCGTCTTGGCATACTGCGCAGTGCCCAGCCATTAAGTTTATCCGATGAAGGCGGTCCCCTCTATAAAAGGCTGGAAGCAGCCGGAGCGAAAGTTGAAAAAACCGGCGGTTTCGCCGCCATGTCGCCGGCGATCGAGGCGTTAAACGCCGGTTCGATCGATATCACCATCGGCTCGATTACGGCAGCCATTAGCGCCCTTGTCGGAGGCTCCTCGGAATTCACCATTTTTACGAAGCAGCAAGGCGATCTGCATAATCAAGGCATTGTGGCCAAGCCGGAAGCGGGCATTAAGGGTCCTTCCGACCTTCGGGGTAAAAAGATAGCTGTAAACCGCGGAGGCACGGGCGAATACCTACTATATAAAGCGCTGGAGAAAGGCGGACTCGATGCAAGCGAAGTCGAGATCGTCTATCTTCCGCCAACGGAAGCGGGACCTGCCTTTGAAAGCAGGCAAGTCGACGCTTGGGCGACATGGGGTTCGTTTACGGCCGTGGCGCTCGTCGACTTCGGTGCAGAGCTGGTCATTTCCGCAGGCGACATCGAATCCGAGAACGATACGGTGTATATTGTGCGAAACGGCTTCCTGAAGGAGCATCCTGAGCTCGTCCATGAAGTGTTCGAAGGCTTGAATGAAGAGTCCGCGCTTCTATCCGACGACGTCGATCACACCGTCCAATTAATTCAGGACATCCAAGGCGTCTCCGAACCCGTCGCGCGTCAGCAGCTGGAAGGCTCTTTATACCCGTTTGACCCGATTGATGACACCGTCCGCCAACGTTGGCAAGAGGTGGCCGATTATATGTTTGAAAAAGGGATTATTCCGAATGAAGTGGATGTCCTATCCAATACGGTGGATGTGAGGACGTTGAAGTGA
- a CDS encoding YvrJ family protein, with protein sequence MMSEVDFATFIANLGFPIAITSYLLIRFEKKISDLSEAINGLKNEIQKNVKK encoded by the coding sequence ATGATGTCGGAGGTTGATTTTGCTACTTTTATAGCTAATTTAGGGTTTCCCATTGCAATTACTTCGTATCTACTTATTCGTTTTGAAAAAAAAATATCTGATTTAAGCGAGGCTATTAATGGATTGAAGAATGAAATACAAAAAAACGTGAAGAAGTGA
- a CDS encoding aliphatic sulfonate ABC transporter substrate-binding protein: MTQSKADVTIGVHPNNHSLFVLRRLGFLEEILKDHNASVAWVDYNDGAKTPLRIASGEIDFGGTGSTPPLTAQASDIDIVYVAVSNPRTASGALVVRKATPVQSVADLKGLRIALSEGSWHTSFLATALDKEGLLYDDVARVDIGNDGANALLAGKVEAWVGNDPQLTELHNEGLIRTLVPLESHISHRSVWFASRDFATNRPQLLKAVVEALQQADGWIQENTREAAELFARDLPHWPSVDSWEAALQRRPWGLQPITEEFITEQQRVADLLARQHILPKEIVVSEAVLPVPVEIGGE; this comes from the coding sequence ATGACTCAAAGTAAAGCAGACGTAACCATCGGCGTTCATCCCAATAATCATTCGTTATTCGTATTGCGCCGCTTAGGCTTTTTAGAAGAGATTCTTAAAGACCATAACGCATCCGTTGCCTGGGTCGACTACAACGATGGAGCGAAGACGCCACTGCGTATTGCTTCCGGAGAGATCGACTTTGGAGGTACAGGGTCTACGCCGCCGTTAACCGCGCAGGCTTCGGATATCGATATTGTGTACGTTGCGGTATCTAATCCTCGTACAGCTAGCGGAGCATTGGTCGTTCGCAAAGCAACGCCGGTGCAATCCGTTGCAGATTTGAAAGGGTTGCGCATTGCGCTTTCCGAAGGGTCATGGCATACGAGTTTTCTGGCAACCGCGCTAGATAAAGAAGGCCTTCTTTATGATGATGTCGCTCGAGTTGATATAGGCAATGATGGGGCGAATGCATTGCTGGCCGGGAAAGTGGAGGCTTGGGTCGGCAACGATCCGCAGCTGACGGAGCTGCATAACGAAGGACTCATTCGTACGCTGGTGCCGCTTGAATCCCATATCTCTCATCGTTCCGTATGGTTTGCCAGCCGAGATTTTGCGACGAATCGGCCGCAATTGCTCAAGGCCGTTGTCGAAGCTCTGCAGCAGGCCGATGGTTGGATTCAGGAAAATACGCGCGAAGCGGCAGAGCTGTTTGCCCGGGACCTGCCCCATTGGCCTTCCGTGGATTCATGGGAAGCCGCGCTTCAGCGGAGACCTTGGGGGCTGCAGCCGATTACCGAAGAATTTATAACTGAACAGCAGCGGGTTGCAGATCTGTTAGCACGACAGCATATTTTGCCCAAAGAAATAGTCGTTTCAGAGGCGGTTTTACCTGTCCCCGTAGAAATTGGAGGGGAGTAG
- a CDS encoding ATP-binding cassette domain-containing protein, protein MSTLNSSTHGVHLRTARLQKSFGEQPVLQGIELDVKPGEFIAIIGRSGCGKSTLLRVIAGLEPSTSGDIWINDHPVQQVHPETRMMFQDARLLPWNKVIDNVAIGLRKEDRHKAEAALEQVGLSARANEWPSVLSGGQKQRVALARALASQPKLLLLDEPLGALDALTRIEMQQLIESLWQQQQFTTVLITHDVEEAVVLADRVVLIEEGRIAMDRAVPFPRPRQRGNAEVAAFIDHILKRVMGITETASRHEAEDLPYPLKKGS, encoded by the coding sequence GTGTCGACCCTGAATTCCTCAACCCATGGTGTACATCTTCGTACAGCAAGATTACAGAAAAGCTTTGGTGAACAACCTGTACTTCAAGGCATTGAGCTGGACGTGAAGCCAGGAGAGTTCATTGCCATCATCGGGCGAAGCGGCTGCGGGAAAAGCACGCTATTGCGCGTGATCGCCGGATTGGAACCATCCACGTCAGGAGACATATGGATCAATGACCATCCGGTTCAGCAAGTACATCCCGAAACTCGGATGATGTTTCAAGATGCGAGGCTGCTGCCTTGGAATAAGGTCATCGATAATGTAGCGATCGGACTTCGAAAAGAAGACCGTCATAAAGCCGAAGCCGCTTTAGAGCAGGTTGGGCTGAGTGCGCGGGCCAATGAATGGCCGTCCGTGCTGTCCGGCGGCCAGAAACAACGAGTCGCCTTAGCAAGAGCGCTCGCCAGCCAGCCAAAATTATTGCTGCTCGATGAACCTTTAGGAGCGCTCGATGCATTGACCCGCATTGAAATGCAGCAATTAATCGAATCGCTGTGGCAGCAGCAGCAATTCACGACCGTCTTGATTACACACGATGTCGAAGAGGCTGTCGTTTTGGCCGACCGCGTGGTGCTCATTGAAGAAGGCCGTATCGCGATGGATCGAGCCGTCCCTTTCCCGCGCCCCCGTCAACGGGGAAATGCCGAAGTGGCAGCATTCATCGATCACATCCTGAAACGGGTCATGGGCATAACCGAAACGGCAAGCCGACATGAAGCAGAAGATCTCCCCTATCCCTTAAAGAAAGGGTCATAG
- a CDS encoding helix-turn-helix domain-containing protein, translating to MMAELLVQAQQLHDQDATLHILESFTPKIKASLLQVPPDHREDLKQELYVKMIEVIQTFDISELI from the coding sequence ATGATGGCCGAATTGTTAGTACAGGCTCAGCAACTTCATGACCAAGATGCAACACTACATATTCTGGAATCTTTCACACCAAAGATAAAAGCCTCCTTGTTACAAGTTCCTCCCGATCATCGAGAAGATTTAAAACAAGAACTCTATGTAAAAATGATCGAGGTTATACAAACTTTTGATATTAGTGAATTGATATAA